The nucleotide sequence AGCCACGGCGGGCTCCTAGCATCCGGCTCCTCCCAGCCGAATGGAGCAGAAGGCGGAGGATCTCTCGAAGGGGAAACTGCTGAGGCCCTCCGACTGCTAAAGCTGTAGAacctcaccggcttcggggactactgtcggggggatagACCCCGGGTAGCCTTATCAACACTTAACCATATTTCAAGACATCGAGGCTGGCCAAGCCCCTCAGTCTGACTGGTCGCAAGGCCGGCTTCCTGGGCTGGCTGGAGCCAGAGGGCCGCCTCCTAGAAGACGGCGGACCCCAAGAAGATGGTTGGAGCCGGAAGGCCGCCTCCAAGAAGATGGCAGAGACGAGAAGGCGGTGCGCTCCAGAAGGCGGCGAGGGAATGGGCCGGCTCCCAGCAGGTGGACCGCCCCTTCCTAGGAGTCTGAGCCTGACCAAGAGACAAActggggcatggccacagtgtgcCATTCCTCTCCCGAATCCCAGCCGCATGGCTAAAGTAAGTGCCGCCAGGCGGCCGCCGACCCGCCCAGTGTGGCACTGTAGCCTTGACGCGCCCGACAAGGCCTTCATCAGCACAGACGGCGCAACAGTGAAGAGCCGTCAATGGgacctgcaggcggcgggccccacctATCGGCCGGTTCCTCGGCAGCCGGCAGGGCCCACGAGaggtgggccccagcagccggcggagaacccGGCCTCCAGAGACGCTGACAGACGGGACCTACCACCCGGccatattaccattgtacccttggggggttgtcctataaaaccccccaggccacacccatgcaaagggttccactTCAGTTCCATCCATTCCATTCCACACACCACAACTATGGGAGATGAGAGctacccttgcccttcttcctcctctagccaaacaactctaggagcaccattgtacacCCTGTGatatagtgatcatgtggagaccctgcagagcaggagtaggggtttcATCTCTTAGGAGAACCCTGAACCTGGGTAGATCTCGTGTTAGTCCGACCTTATGCCCACTCCCGCTTCCAGGCCTGACGACGACCTCATGGCCCcaaccatgataagccaccccctggcatctATCGAGATATTACCACGAtaaaatgtcgtcgcggaaaggggttaaaaaccatttgtatagaaGGTCTCTACACCAGTGGTTCAAGATCGAAGAAGTTGCTGCAGATGGCGAACCGACTGCTCCCAAGCGGACCGCAGACTGATTTATAAGTCAGTGCAGAGCTGTTGTTAGGGACAACATCTTGATCAGCATTAGAGAATGGAATAAGCCAAAGGCGGATGATGGATTTTCTTATGTCGACGATAGATCCAAAGAAGCGCTTTGGGATACCCTCAcgacaaatttcaccctaccgccaaagGTGGATCCAACTAACAATGTCATAGAGCGAAAAGTCAAGGTGTGGGCTCTTATGAATATGGCCCCACAATTCAACAACTGGAAGAAAAGATTGCACCAAAAGTTTGTCCTAGAAAAGAAGACTCCAACATTCACCGGATAATATGTGAAGataaaagatcactggcccgcatttgtggagTACAAGACATCGGTTGTAGGTAAGAAAAGGTCACATATAAATAAGCAAAATGTTGCAAAGAATGAATATCACCATGCTACGGGGTCAAGTGGCTACAAGGCTGTCCGGCCTAAGTGGGAGAAATCTGAGAACGaactgcttgataaagggatccaTCCAGAGACATTGGACTGGACCGAACGGGAAAAGACTTGGTTCTTCAGGAATGGGGGAACTTTGAATCCAGAAATAGGGAAGTGTGTTTATACGAAATCTCAACTTGAAACACTCGTCAAAGCCATTCAAGATGCAATGAAGGTTGTGCAGGAAGGGAAGCTCCATcctgacagagagaaggacgagctgacacgcgtcctcgggaatcctgaacaccctggacgaacacgaggcacatcAGGCTCCGTGATACGTccccgacgtatctataatttttgctagttccatgctgttatgttatcactcttgtatgttttacaatcattttacagctactttatatcattttatgggacaagcctattgacatagtgcccagtgccagttgctgtttttacttgttttttacttcgcagaatatcagcaccaaagggagtccaaacgcagcaaaactttttggagaattttttttgtACCAGAAcacacaagatgggccaaagaagtaccagaggggaggcccgaggtggggacaacccaccagggcacgcctaggagcccaggcgtgcctagggggttgtgcccccctcggtgacctcccgcaccgcctcttcgccctataaataaccacatattctagaaaccctaggggagtcaaaaaacaattccagccgccgcaagttccagaaccacgagatccaatctagacaccatcacggaggggttcatcatcctcattggtgcctctctgatgatgcgtgtgtagttcagcatagacctacgggtccgtaggcagtagctagatggcttcctctctctcttttgattctcaatacaatgatctcttggagatctttgatgtaactcctttttgtggtgtgtttgttgggatgtgatgaactttgagtttatgatcagatctatatccatgaatattatttgagccttcttttgatctcttatatgcatgattatttatagtctcgtatttcttcttcgaatctttggtttagttaggccaactagatcgatttttcttgccataggaagaggtgctttgtgatgggttcggtcgtgcggtgttctttcccagtgacagaaggggcagcaagatacgcatgtatcgttgctattaaggataacaagatgggggctattcctacatgaacagATGTCATCTACagcatgtcatcattcttattgcattactccgtttctccatgaacttaatacactagatacatgctggatagcggttgatgtgtggagtaatagtagtagacaggcaggagtcggtctactaatctcggacgtgatgcctatatattgatcataaCCTGGATATCGtgataattattcgatcttctataaattgcccaacagtaatttgtttacccaccgtgtgctattttcttgagagaagccactagtcaaatctacgacccccgggtctagtcttcatcatatttgctttgagatctatttttatttgcttttgttttcatatctataaaaacccaaaaataccttgctgcactttttattacttattttatttcgcattttatcgaaatctatttatccaatctacacaaattttatcccgtcaacttgataatttctagcaccgttacccgtaagagggattgacaacccctcataatcGTCGGGTTGCAAGAATTTGTTCTTTATGTGCATGTACcctttacatagtgttgcttggttctcctactggattgataccttggtttcataactgagggagaTACCTACCGTAGccgtgctacatcatcccttcctctttggggaaataccgatgtagtttaAGAGACATCACTCCGTtacgtggaaggttgggtttcccaacAGCAGTGACAGTAATAGAAGCCGAGCGACAAAGAAGAAACATGATGTAGACCGGCTGCAGAAGGTAGAAGAAATAGTAGCGTAGCAGCAGAAGAAAATAGAGGCACTTACCAGCCAGCGAGCTACCAGCCGATCATCTCAGCGGCACAAAGATCCTTCATTTGATACTGCCGACggagctaccccaccatctcagcaaAAAAGCAACATGGCTTCCATAGAGCTCGTTCGGCCTAATATCACGTCTCCTCGCTACCCTGTGGATGATATCACGCAGAGGGAACATTGTGATCTACATCCGAAATGCATGAACATATCCGTGAAGGTGGAGGTCGGCTATGCCTTACCTTGTGTACCTGATGGGACCTACCATTGCTCTTCGATTCCATATGGCTATGATTTTGTCGGGGTGGACGAAGTTATCAACGGATTTGAGCAACTAGAGCTTGAGTACCCAACAAGTGAAGGGGAGACTCATCTGGGAGATGCCAGAAGGATTACCATTCTATGGAGAAAGGAACACATCGTGTTTCCACATTGGACGCCGAGTCAGCAGACTCCGCCGGAGGAGGCCCCTCAGTAGAACCCTCATAGTCCAGCTCTATCTCCACTGCCTCAGCCATCTCCGCCGCGTCAACACACTCTGTCGCCTCAGCTGTCTCCACCGCGTCAGCACACTCTGCCGGAGGAGGCCCCTCAACAGAATCTGCTGCGTCAGCTGAATCCGCCTCCTTCGCCGCCTCAGCACCGGTGGAAGAGAACCGCTACCGCTCTGGAGGCTAGTACAACTACAAAGAAATCCAGAGCAGGTACAATAAGCATCAAGGAGGCTCCTGCCAAGTTACCATACGAACCGAGTGATGAGGAAGAAGAGAGTGGATGCCGATGTGAAACGCCAGCTTGCACCGAAACGGCCCGAGCCAAAGGAGAAAATAGATCCGGCAACACTGCCTCCACTGCTATCAAACTATGACCACTCTATTATCAAGTCACATAAAGCACATCAGTGGTCGGGAAGTAACAGTAGTGCAAGGGGGGAAACAATTCCCCAGCTCGGTGAACAAAAAAACCAATCGTGCCCCCACTCAAGGTGTTTACCGATATCGCTAATGATTCGGGGGTAGTGGCCGCTGATCTTGGTTTCACTCTTGGTGATTACTTAGGCGAGGAGGTATAATTCCCCATGGCTGAGTTAGCCTTTAGATacgagcacgggaagcctctcgtcagacCTGAGGAGCCCCTGCATCTACCAACACAAATGCAAAGATTTCATGAGTGGTACATGGAAGCCTCAAAGGAAGGGAGCAACATGATCTACGTGGGAATTAGAGATGAGCATTGCTTCAATGGAGTCAAGTTGATTTACGTTGAATTTGAAGaattatttcagttatacaatcaagattcCCTCGACAAAACTATCGTCAGTTGCTCAGCTCGTTCATTGCATGTAtagttatcctcactatattatgcagattgaacaTTCTCGAATCCAAAAgaggacaaatctatgacattgggttcattaacccaaataccatAAATGAATATACGCTAGCACACAATGCCGAGGATACAGAGAAAAACTTGCTAAAAGTGTTAATAGGACAAAAAACCAGAAGGGAAATaccttcaagtgagtgttactctCTTGTGCACATTTTGTTTCGCTTACTCGAGGTTaagtgtaattgatgagttatgtgtGCGCAGGTACCACTTTATTCTGCTAGTCATTCATCTTGATGCAGGAGTAGTAATTGCGATGGACTCGAGAGATAAAGACCCTAAGGAGTGGGCGGTCATGagtaaaatgctcgagaagtaagttcaatcattgTTGCACTATATCGGCAACTTTTgctcatttcctgatatcaagtaattaataGCTTCtctattcattttctttgtcgggcaGGTTTGGAAAGAATTCACCAAGCAAGCTAGGGGTGAACGGAAAAGGAGCTGCGATTTTGACACCCCGATGTAAGTTGCACTAGCTAGTTCCCcgcatctctcattgattctagtttcaataccattatcatgcttgattattattttgattgaactctattctcgtaaagtgcttgaagcaggaagccgggaataatttatgtggatattACATCTGCGAGTTCATTCGCCAGACGACCTGTGAGAAGGGCAAATATTTACAACAActtgaagtacgtaaacaatattcacTATTTTcttttattaccatcaattgtgttgaggtcattcatatatatatatataattagatCAAATGGAAGTGGGACGAACTTCTACAAAAGGATCGCATaggagcaattcaagaggaattggcgggattctttcttgaacaTGTCATATCTAAAGACAGAGAATACCATCGTGATTTGAAATGTGATTTTGGTAATTAGATATTAGGGATCGTAAGATATGTTacattgtatatatgtagtagcaTGGAATAGATATACGAAAGCTTGTTgttcgaccaagcatggagaaagagaggtcacttctctctatatattcATGACGATTTGTGTAATGGTTCCTTCATTGCTATATGTAGTAGCTATACCGTCGAGTTGAAtggaaaacataaaataaaaagggaaacccTAAATGTAAAAGAATTGAATGGTAAACATaaaataaagggggggggggggaaacaatatgaaacccctaaacaCTCAACCCAGCCTTTTAGTCTTGccttttagtcccgattggtgttaccaaccgggactaaaggtcctcctgcctggccGCCCCACAGCGGCAACgtggagcccctttagtcccggttcgtaacacaaccgggactaaaagttGGGCCTTTTGTCCTGATTTCTTAGTCTCGGTTgcacaaccgggactaaaggccctctgtaACCGAGACTAATGCCTTATTTTCTACTAGTGTCGGGCCGTGGACTCCGGCTAGAAAAAGCTGAACATGGGAGACAATGGCGCCTTTTATCGCATGTGGGCCAGTCCATGCGCCATGTCTTACTCTTCCTTGGCGGCAACCATAGTTTCATTTCCTAGGGCTCTAGGCCGCCAGGCATGGACACGGTAGGGAATAAAAAGAACTTGGAGGACGGGCGTTGGTAAATATTAGACTAGGTTAGGGTCCGTAcgcttttgtttaatgaaatatatCAAAAGTGTAATGGTTGTGGTTCAGTATAAATGAAAACCATCCAGTTTTGCACGAAATACGCCCGCTTAGCTCAAATCCGGGTTGAAATGTATGCGAACACGGTTCAATGGCCGGCTGCCCCATCATTATTCGGACGGATATTGTGTCTGTTTTAGGGGTCCGCGTTGTGATGCCTTAGATGGTACTTGAGCTCGGGAGTACACTGTCCTGGCTCATTTCCATTCTTTGAAAGTTATAAAAAAAATCACACAAATTATGAGCAGGTTTATTTGTCCGCTCAAATTTTTTGGTAACCAACCGCTTACTGGAATTCCCGGTGGCTCTCGGAAAATACTCCTGTTGTTCGAAAAAATTAAACGTATTTTAATTTAAACGTCCAAAGGGATCTTAAATACGGTCGCATACATAGCCGAATCCCTGACTTGATGGAATGGCGCTCCGCTACCACGTTGTCGCGGGACCGTCTCCCTTGTTCACAATTTTGGTTTAGCGTTTTTACGCCAAAAATTGTTGAATTCAAAACAATTTGGAATTTTATTTTTTTGCACAAAGAAAGCTGGTATTTCTGAGATTTTCTGAAAACCGGTTCTTCCGGACCATCCCAAAAAAAGCCGGTATCCGAAAATGGAAAAGAAAACTTGCATGCCGAATATACCTGGATAGATTGGATGGAACGTGCAACCACCAAACAGCCTTCTTGACTTGAATATCCGCACCCACACACATGGCACGGATCATATCTCCACCTCAGCTGCTCCCACCGCTCGGGGTCAATGTCGCTTCCGATCTGCAAACTCTGCTCCTCCCCCGCGTAGTAGCAGACAGGAGACGAGAGGGAGGAGACGCCTCTTTCTCTTCGCCGGCCAAATCGAGCTAGCTAGCCGGGCGGCGGAGGGATGAGGGAGGCGGAAGCTTCGGCGTCGACGCGGCGCCGGACCCTGGTGCTGGTGAACCTGACGTCGATGCTGGAGAAGGCGGACGAGGTGCTGctgccggcggtgtaccgggaggtGGGCGCCGCGCTGGCCGTCTCCCCCACGGCGCTCGGCTCCCTCACCCTCTGCCGCGCGCTCGTCCAGGCCCTCTCCTTCCCGCTCGCCGCCTACGCCTCCGCGCGCCACGACCGCGCCAAAGTCGTCGCCGTCGGCGCCTTCCTCtgggccgccgccaccttcctcgtcGCCATCTCCCGCACCTACCTCCAGGTCAGCACTCCAGGATTTCAGTTTTGGGCGCACCTACCACCGATGGAGGTTATCCCCTCTGTTTTCTGTGAAATGAAATTAAGCTGCCATGACCGGTGCAGTCAACTTTGTATTGTACATGTCTCTCTTGCGAGCTGCGAATTGCGATGACGTCGCCAGCCAACGATTTGCGCCATTGGTGTCCGCAAGGAGGGAAGTGAATTGAATGAAACTAATTTGTGGTGCGCAGATGGCCATCTCGCGGGGGCTGAACGGCATCGGCCTCGCGCTGGTCATTCCGGCCATCAACTCGCTGGTCGCCGACTACACGGACGACCACACCAGGGGCGCCGCCTTCGGGTGGCTGCAGATGACCTGCAACCTCGGGTCCATCGTGGGGGGCTCCTTCGGCGTGCTCCTCGCGCCGGTCACCTTCCTCGGCGTCCCCGGCTGGCGGCTCGCGTTCCACATCGTGGGCGCCATCAGCGTCGCGCTGGGCCTTCTCATGtggctcctcgccgccgacccgcaCTCCAAGTCCAAGAACGCGGCGTCGGCGAGGGAGGAGGCCCGGGAGCTGCTCCGGGACGCCAGGGCCGTCATCGCGGTGCCCACGTTCCAGGTCATCGTCGCGCAGGGGGTCGCCGGCCTCATCGCCTGGTCGGGGCTCAACTTCGCCACCATGTGGCTGGAGCTCATGGGGTTCACGCACTGGGAGACCAGCATCATCACGGGGCTCTACCTCTTCGCCACCGCCCTCGGCGCGCTCTTCGGGGGCGTCGTCGGCGACGCCGTCTCGCGCTGGTTCCCAGACGCCGGGAGAATCGCGCTGGCGCAGATCAGCTCCGCGTCCGCGCTCCCGCTCGGCGCCGTCCTGCTGCTCGGCTTGCCCAACGACCCGTCCACCGGCGTGGCGCACGCGGCCGTGTTCTTCGTCATGGGGTTCGCCATTTCCTGGAACGCCGCGTCCACCAACAAGTCAGAAACCGTTTCTTCCCCAACCAATCAATCCTGCAACAACAAACATCATCTCACTCCAAATTAATGGATTGTCTGCAGCCCGATCTTCGCGGAGATCGTGCCGGCGAAGGCGAGGACGACGGTGTACGCGCTGGACAAGTGCTTCGAGTCGGTGTTCGCCTCCTTCGCGCCGCCGGTGGTGGGCATCCTGGCGGAGCGCGTGTTCGGGTACAAGCCGGTGTCTTCCGAGTCGAGCGTGGACATGGACAGAGGGAACGCGGCTGCATTGGCCAAGGCCATGTACGTGGAGCTGGCGGTGCCCATGGCCATCTGCTCTTTGACCTATGGCCTCCTGTACTGCACTTACCCCCGGGACAGAGACACCGTGAACCTCATGGCAGCAGACGAAGACGATGACAGTGAATCAAGTGCGGTTCGTGCCCACCAAGACGAAGAATCCCCTGTCGGTTCCTTAACCCAGAGACTGATACCCACGACCACGACAGACTAGCACTTTACAGGTTTTGCATTTTCAAATCGGTTTCGGGTTCTCGGACCATTGAACAACTCTGCACGACTGGAACTTTTATTTCATTATTTATATGGGTCTGTCTATGTCACATCTAAATGTGATGTCACATCTAGAAACTGCCCTCGTTGACAAACAAAACAAACTGTTTGCTCCCGATCCCTCCcatcccaccctccctccctccaTGTGGACTTGTTTGTATGTTTTGGCTTGTATAGTTTTGTCCCTCCCACCCAGCCCTATTACCCGCCTCCTGGGCTTCGTTTGTTGGactttttttttgccttttttttgttTGACAGATGTAAAGGACTAGCTTTGCTTGTCCGCAGAAAACACTTACTTGCTTGTAGAATGAGTTTTGGTGGCAGGGAAAATAAAAACTAGACAGAGTTTATGCAGGTTTTGTTCGTACTTTACAAACAGAGGGAATCACAGTGTATTGACAAAGAATCACAGTGTACAATCTTAAATTCTCC is from Triticum aestivum cultivar Chinese Spring chromosome 1B, IWGSC CS RefSeq v2.1, whole genome shotgun sequence and encodes:
- the LOC123143939 gene encoding MFS-type efflux pump MSMEG_3705; amino-acid sequence: MREAEASASTRRRTLVLVNLTSMLEKADEVLLPAVYREVGAALAVSPTALGSLTLCRALVQALSFPLAAYASARHDRAKVVAVGAFLWAAATFLVAISRTYLQMAISRGLNGIGLALVIPAINSLVADYTDDHTRGAAFGWLQMTCNLGSIVGGSFGVLLAPVTFLGVPGWRLAFHIVGAISVALGLLMWLLAADPHSKSKNAASAREEARELLRDARAVIAVPTFQVIVAQGVAGLIAWSGLNFATMWLELMGFTHWETSIITGLYLFATALGALFGGVVGDAVSRWFPDAGRIALAQISSASALPLGAVLLLGLPNDPSTGVAHAAVFFVMGFAISWNAASTNNPIFAEIVPAKARTTVYALDKCFESVFASFAPPVVGILAERVFGYKPVSSESSVDMDRGNAAALAKAMYVELAVPMAICSLTYGLLYCTYPRDRDTVNLMAADEDDDSESSAVRAHQDEESPVGSLTQRLIPTTTTD